In Myxococcus stipitatus, the following are encoded in one genomic region:
- a CDS encoding FHA domain-containing protein — MPSVKQLRPFALATLEAFLDASGPVVLVQQPPEPVFQQVAMRLGEARTVGMAHRSRLVDRLFVMLRGFDALEVHFLRPFEDLQEFTVGRMEGCTLVVPDPSVSKHHATLRWHASAGDCSVRDVGSMNGTWVNTNALTAEQDVLLTDGDALGFGDAQFLYLRTETLHAHLRMASPGARR; from the coding sequence ATGCCGTCCGTGAAGCAACTGCGCCCGTTCGCCCTGGCAACCCTGGAAGCCTTCCTCGACGCCTCCGGGCCGGTGGTCCTCGTCCAGCAGCCGCCCGAACCTGTCTTCCAGCAGGTGGCCATGCGGCTGGGCGAGGCACGCACGGTGGGCATGGCCCACCGCAGCCGGCTGGTGGACCGGCTCTTCGTCATGCTGCGCGGGTTCGACGCGCTGGAGGTCCACTTCCTGCGCCCCTTCGAGGACCTCCAGGAGTTCACGGTGGGCCGCATGGAGGGCTGCACGCTCGTCGTGCCCGACCCGTCCGTGTCCAAGCACCACGCCACCCTGCGGTGGCATGCGTCCGCGGGAGACTGCTCGGTCCGCGACGTGGGTTCCATGAACGGCACCTGGGTCAACACCAACGCGCTCACCGCCGAGCAGGACGTGCTGCTCACGGATGGGGATGCCCTGGGCTTCGGCGACGCCCAGTTCCTCTACCTGCGCACGGAGACGCTGCACGCCCACCTGCGCATGGCCAGCCCCGGCGCGCGGCGCTGA
- a CDS encoding metallophosphoesterase, protein MVRALIFLLVYVAAGATLKSLWPTLTRGWRAWALAGGSVLALGLLLVPFVAHTVDVPLIARIFAVGWSISAIIVLLAGIPVLLLRRWVDGRSRKTPEAAPLLDVPPATASLTGVMSRRTLLTNAGRAVPMLAVGTSTAGLAGGSTGFKVKTVEVRLPGLPAAMDGFRIGQITDVHVGNFIDTQYLRDAVTAMNEAQVDLQVMTGDLIDDLEQLDGTMAALETCKAPHGMLAILGNHEHWRGLDEVVAAYEASRARGGPVRLLVDESHTLEHAGQRVRVVGVDYPISGRRGMRVKLERMLESAEKAFQGASPDEVLLCLTHHPDFFDLAAERGARLTLAGHTHGGQVAFFGLPVFWFVFQYMLGRYRRGDHQLYVSGGTGHWLPFRIGVAPEVTVLTLRAVEGSAARRS, encoded by the coding sequence ATGGTTCGGGCGCTGATCTTCTTGCTGGTCTATGTAGCCGCCGGAGCCACCCTGAAGTCCCTGTGGCCCACCCTGACTCGAGGGTGGCGCGCGTGGGCGCTCGCCGGTGGCTCGGTGCTGGCCCTGGGCCTGCTCCTGGTTCCCTTCGTGGCGCACACCGTGGACGTGCCCCTCATCGCGCGCATCTTCGCGGTGGGGTGGTCCATCTCCGCCATCATCGTCCTGCTCGCGGGCATCCCCGTGCTGCTGCTGCGCCGCTGGGTGGATGGGCGCTCGCGGAAGACTCCGGAGGCCGCGCCGCTGTTGGACGTTCCACCCGCGACGGCCTCGCTGACGGGCGTCATGAGCCGGCGCACGCTGCTGACCAACGCGGGGCGCGCGGTGCCCATGCTCGCGGTGGGGACGAGCACGGCGGGCCTCGCCGGTGGGTCCACGGGCTTCAAGGTGAAGACGGTGGAGGTGCGCCTCCCCGGCCTGCCCGCCGCGATGGATGGGTTCCGCATCGGTCAGATTACCGACGTGCATGTGGGCAACTTCATCGACACCCAGTACCTGCGTGACGCCGTGACGGCGATGAACGAGGCCCAGGTGGACCTCCAGGTGATGACGGGGGACCTCATCGACGACCTGGAGCAGCTCGACGGCACCATGGCCGCGCTGGAGACGTGCAAGGCGCCGCACGGGATGCTGGCCATCCTGGGCAACCACGAGCACTGGCGGGGCCTGGATGAGGTCGTCGCCGCGTATGAAGCCTCGCGCGCGCGGGGAGGCCCGGTGCGGCTGCTGGTGGACGAATCCCACACCTTGGAGCACGCCGGGCAGCGCGTGCGTGTGGTGGGCGTGGACTACCCCATCTCCGGCCGCCGGGGCATGCGCGTGAAGTTGGAGCGCATGCTCGAGTCCGCCGAGAAGGCGTTCCAGGGCGCGTCACCCGACGAGGTGTTGTTGTGCCTCACCCACCATCCGGACTTCTTCGACCTGGCCGCCGAGCGCGGGGCCAGGCTCACGCTCGCGGGCCACACCCACGGCGGTCAGGTGGCGTTCTTCGGGTTGCCGGTCTTCTGGTTCGTCTTCCAATACATGCTCGGCCGATACCGGCGAGGGGACCACCAGCTCTACGTGTCCGGTGGCACGGGGCACTGGCTCCCGTTCCGCATCGGCGTGGCCCCCGAGGTGACGGTGCTCACCCTCCGCGCGGTGGAGGGGTCTGCTGCCCGTAGGTCTTGA